A region of Selenomonadales bacterium 4137-cl DNA encodes the following proteins:
- a CDS encoding peptide ABC transporter substrate-binding protein, with protein MRKLISLILVLILAAAATAGCSTATKPAGKYLRYSAGTEPETLDPRRSTGSPEAIAEAQIFEGLTVLNDKDAPVAGVAEKWEVSPDGLTYTFSLRANAKWSNGDPVTAHDFEYAWKSTLSPAFGAKYAYQLFYLKNGEKYNKGLIVADAVGVKAVDDRTLKVTLEKPTPYFLTLTAFHTYYPVHRQTAAANEKWAADPKTLIGNGPFKVTAWIHNSRLEFAKNEHYWDAAKVRMPKMEFILTDSATTELAMFENNQLDLGGNVPPSEIPRLLKEGKLKIAPLLATYFYCFNVTKPPFDNVKVRKAFTLAIDRAAIVKNVTRAGQQPALAWVPPGLADEARGSDFRRVGGDFFADNDVATAQRLLAEAGFPGGKGLPPVTLIYNTSEGHKAIAEAVQEMWRKNLGVNVSLANQEWKVFINSRTKGDFQVARHGWTGDYLDPMTFIDMFVPESGNNDAQYKNPVYENLVRRAKESNDQTARIKLMHQAEKLLMDDAVLAPIYYYTNAVLVKPNVKGYVRSITGVFYFKEAYME; from the coding sequence TTGCGGAAACTGATCAGCCTTATACTGGTCCTCATACTGGCAGCGGCGGCGACAGCCGGCTGCTCCACGGCCACCAAGCCGGCCGGTAAGTATCTCCGTTACTCGGCGGGCACCGAGCCGGAAACCCTCGATCCCCGGAGGTCAACAGGCTCGCCCGAGGCGATCGCCGAGGCGCAGATTTTCGAGGGCCTCACCGTGCTGAACGATAAGGACGCTCCCGTTGCCGGCGTCGCCGAAAAGTGGGAGGTCTCGCCCGACGGTCTTACTTACACCTTCAGCCTGCGCGCCAACGCCAAATGGTCGAACGGCGACCCGGTGACCGCCCACGATTTTGAGTACGCCTGGAAGTCGACGCTCAGCCCCGCCTTCGGCGCCAAATACGCCTACCAACTCTTTTATCTAAAGAACGGCGAGAAATATAACAAGGGTCTCATAGTCGCCGATGCCGTAGGCGTTAAAGCTGTCGACGACCGCACCCTGAAGGTGACGCTGGAAAAGCCTACCCCTTACTTCCTCACCCTCACCGCCTTTCATACCTATTACCCGGTGCACCGGCAAACAGCCGCCGCCAACGAAAAATGGGCCGCCGACCCCAAGACGCTGATCGGCAACGGCCCCTTTAAGGTGACCGCCTGGATCCACAACAGCAGGCTGGAGTTCGCCAAGAACGAGCACTACTGGGACGCGGCCAAGGTCAGGATGCCGAAGATGGAATTCATCCTCACCGATAGCGCCACCACCGAACTGGCGATGTTCGAGAACAACCAGCTCGATCTCGGCGGCAATGTCCCCCCGAGCGAGATTCCCCGCCTCCTCAAGGAAGGCAAGCTCAAGATCGCCCCTCTTCTCGCCACCTATTTCTACTGCTTTAACGTAACTAAGCCGCCCTTCGACAATGTAAAGGTGCGCAAAGCGTTCACCCTCGCCATCGACCGCGCCGCCATCGTTAAAAACGTGACCAGGGCCGGTCAGCAGCCTGCCCTGGCCTGGGTCCCGCCCGGCCTGGCCGATGAGGCGCGGGGCAGCGATTTCCGCCGGGTGGGCGGCGATTTCTTCGCCGACAACGATGTGGCGACTGCCCAGAGGCTGCTGGCCGAGGCCGGCTTCCCCGGCGGCAAGGGTCTGCCGCCGGTAACACTCATCTACAATACCAGCGAGGGGCACAAGGCGATTGCCGAAGCGGTCCAGGAAATGTGGCGCAAGAATCTCGGCGTAAACGTCTCCCTTGCCAACCAGGAGTGGAAGGTGTTCATCAATTCCCGCACCAAAGGAGACTTCCAGGTAGCCCGCCACGGATGGACCGGCGACTATCTAGACCCCATGACCTTTATCGATATGTTCGTGCCCGAAAGCGGCAACAACGATGCCCAGTACAAAAATCCCGTTTACGAGAATCTTGTCAGGCGGGCCAAGGAGTCTAATGACCAGACCGCGCGGATAAAGCTGATGCACCAGGCGGAAAAACTCCTTATGGACGACGCCGTCCTGGCGCCGATTTACTATTACACCAACGCCGTGCTCGTCAAACCTAACGTCAAAGGCTATGTGCGCTCGATCACCGGCGTATTTTACTTCAAGGAAGCCTATATGGAATAG
- a CDS encoding diguanylate cyclase, which translates to MQTASPVGARRAILFIVAGLLGFLIFGGLTSLTLEAPRAAGLHTVLEVSSIAFGCVVFFIAWYSTGPVRISVAVVSLVVLGSGILTLVHLIAFPEMHAVMDVKHIWITAWLFSRFVWSFGLLAAVTLLDRNGPSCQLSSRSSLLFGAMVAVGGLVADIFIAPDSWPYLYSIDSPAHPLAIYGLYVSCAANVATFIILLGRRINHVGILPHTAVLLGALADLSFAFAGHSPENLNIAAHLFAALANLYVLRTLYVILIRQPFADAMAMKEDMEKLAENNARLFRESEEQRNLFEDILANVGMIISSQLNLRETLDAIADMVADMMRARQCVIALFNEDRSVLKVAATYGMNTPPDLLPLKDSVAAQVCETQTALTVDDLLIQPELFRPQLVFTSIRSVIAAPLVNDREIIGVVEAYSSEKGAFSQRDVLLLKALGYHAGAAVAGATLHEQTKARLDEEQYLYRIAQASATTVDPDTILEQCLPCAAQALGAEFALAFFAGGQADEPLIFKAAVGLSFRPADIDLGFYPELRTLVATMIPSMLPSGDAPPLKGLCGDGATGPVMVMPLPVNSRLLGLMLLGWRRRVSPENIECTPFATLMAQQIALALEKASLYNQVKAMALSDGLTGLANRRNFDLFLDAELRRAFTLRRPLSLIMLDLDNFKKYNDTYGHPTGDKLLAQLGDILRQNTRTIDFPARYGGEEFSVILPECGATEATSLAEKIRRTVEAGEFPDNAGTFTARITASMGVATYDPSVNAAPPDPASFIAVADSALYQAKQGGRNRVVSTPLV; encoded by the coding sequence ATGCAAACCGCCAGCCCCGTCGGCGCCAGACGGGCCATCTTGTTTATCGTCGCAGGATTGCTGGGTTTTCTCATCTTCGGGGGACTGACTTCGCTCACCTTGGAAGCGCCGCGGGCGGCCGGCCTGCACACCGTTTTGGAGGTAAGCAGCATCGCCTTCGGCTGTGTCGTTTTTTTCATCGCCTGGTACAGTACCGGCCCGGTCCGCATAAGTGTCGCTGTCGTAAGTCTTGTCGTCCTCGGCTCGGGCATCCTTACTCTCGTACACCTGATCGCATTCCCGGAAATGCACGCCGTCATGGATGTAAAACACATCTGGATAACAGCGTGGCTGTTTTCGCGCTTCGTGTGGTCGTTCGGCCTACTGGCCGCGGTAACCTTGCTAGACCGTAACGGGCCATCGTGCCAGCTATCATCCAGAAGCTCTCTCCTTTTCGGCGCTATGGTGGCCGTTGGCGGCCTAGTTGCCGACATTTTCATCGCCCCCGACTCCTGGCCTTACCTTTATAGCATCGACAGCCCGGCCCATCCGTTAGCCATTTACGGTTTATATGTTTCGTGCGCGGCTAATGTCGCGACATTCATTATTCTTCTCGGCAGACGGATTAATCATGTGGGCATTCTGCCGCACACCGCGGTGCTGCTCGGCGCGTTGGCCGACCTGAGTTTTGCGTTCGCCGGGCACTCGCCGGAAAACCTCAACATCGCCGCCCATCTGTTCGCGGCTCTCGCCAACCTGTATGTCCTGCGGACCCTATACGTTATCCTTATTCGCCAGCCGTTCGCCGACGCCATGGCAATGAAGGAGGACATGGAAAAGTTGGCGGAAAACAACGCCCGCTTGTTCCGCGAATCCGAGGAGCAACGCAATCTGTTCGAAGATATCCTCGCCAACGTGGGGATGATAATATCCTCCCAGCTCAACCTCCGCGAAACCCTGGACGCCATCGCTGACATGGTGGCGGACATGATGAGGGCCCGGCAGTGCGTTATCGCCCTCTTCAACGAGGACCGCTCCGTCCTCAAGGTGGCGGCAACTTACGGCATGAACACGCCACCTGATTTACTGCCTCTCAAGGACAGCGTCGCCGCACAGGTTTGCGAAACCCAGACAGCGCTTACAGTCGATGACCTTTTGATCCAGCCCGAGCTGTTCCGTCCGCAGCTCGTTTTCACCAGCATCCGGTCCGTTATCGCCGCCCCGCTCGTAAACGATCGTGAGATCATCGGCGTCGTGGAAGCTTATTCCAGCGAAAAAGGCGCCTTCTCCCAGCGCGACGTGCTTCTCCTCAAGGCGCTGGGTTATCACGCCGGCGCGGCTGTGGCCGGCGCCACCCTGCACGAGCAAACAAAAGCCCGTCTCGACGAGGAGCAATACCTGTACAGGATTGCCCAGGCCTCGGCCACCACCGTCGACCCGGACACCATTCTTGAGCAATGCCTGCCCTGCGCGGCCCAGGCTCTCGGGGCCGAGTTCGCGCTCGCCTTTTTCGCCGGCGGCCAGGCCGATGAACCCCTGATCTTCAAGGCAGCCGTCGGGCTAAGTTTCCGGCCGGCCGACATCGATCTTGGCTTTTATCCCGAACTGAGGACACTTGTCGCCACCATGATACCGTCGATGCTGCCTTCGGGAGATGCGCCGCCGCTGAAGGGGTTGTGCGGCGACGGGGCTACGGGGCCGGTAATGGTGATGCCCCTGCCGGTAAATAGCCGCCTGCTCGGCCTCATGCTGCTCGGCTGGCGGCGACGCGTCAGCCCGGAAAATATCGAGTGCACTCCGTTCGCCACCCTTATGGCGCAGCAAATTGCCCTCGCTCTCGAAAAGGCCAGCCTTTATAACCAGGTTAAGGCCATGGCCCTTTCCGACGGGCTAACCGGCCTTGCCAACCGCCGCAACTTCGACCTGTTCCTCGATGCCGAACTGCGGCGGGCCTTCACCCTCAGGCGCCCCCTGAGCCTCATTATGCTTGACCTTGATAATTTCAAGAAGTACAACGACACTTACGGACACCCTACCGGCGACAAGCTGCTCGCCCAACTTGGGGATATCCTCCGGCAGAATACCCGGACGATCGATTTCCCCGCGCGTTACGGCGGCGAGGAGTTTTCCGTCATCCTGCCCGAATGCGGCGCCACCGAAGCTACCTCGCTCGCCGAAAAGATCAGGCGGACGGTGGAGGCTGGCGAATTCCCCGACAACGCCGGCACTTTCACCGCCCGCATAACCGCCAGCATGGGGGTGGCGACCTACGATCCATCCGTTAACGCCGCGCCGCCCGACCCCGCCAGCTTCATTGCCGTCGCCGACAGCGCTCTTTATCAGGCGAAGCAGGGCGGCAGAAACAGGGTGGTTAGCACGCCATTGGTGTAA
- a CDS encoding [Fe-Fe] hydrogenase large subunit C-terminal domain-containing protein, producing the protein MPTQSALSIRPRILYQVAKAAWEGKLFERREDICRMVHDEFADRFTRRQVANQIRIAMGLDPHDSDTVIGEHDAEALMGMASEPFVVANPDACNSCAPDDRNCQRACPVGAISRDEFDRVRIDGERCLGEGHCVEACSFGALAEKSNFVPLIGLLRQNERPVYASIAPAFAGQFGPDVTPGKLRTALLKLGFADMVETALYADLITMKECFEYDEHVQTEKDFLITSCCCPVWIKLIENRFPELLAHISPSVSPMVASARVIKAFEPDAKVVFIGPCVAKKSEAVLPGLSGAVDFVLTFQELAAIFEATGVDPADQPDEENAQASWSGRVYGRTGGVSAAVAATLAKLIPRRAEKFIARQVDGIPDCQKMLAELKGGDFGANFVEGMACKGGCVGGPGRILPPEDGTRHVNAYSETSASHIPPENPQVYSILARLSHETDTPALTGEGPIATLLARKLDPS; encoded by the coding sequence TTGCCTACACAGTCCGCCCTCAGTATCAGGCCCCGTATCCTCTACCAGGTCGCCAAGGCCGCCTGGGAAGGCAAACTGTTCGAGCGGCGCGAGGATATCTGCCGCATGGTTCACGACGAATTTGCCGATAGGTTCACCCGCCGCCAAGTCGCCAACCAGATCCGTATCGCCATGGGCCTCGACCCCCACGACAGCGATACCGTCATCGGCGAACACGACGCCGAGGCCCTTATGGGCATGGCCAGCGAGCCGTTCGTCGTAGCAAATCCCGACGCGTGCAACAGTTGCGCCCCCGATGATCGTAACTGTCAACGGGCTTGCCCGGTGGGGGCCATCAGCCGCGACGAATTCGACCGGGTGCGCATTGACGGCGAACGGTGCCTAGGCGAGGGTCACTGCGTGGAAGCGTGTTCCTTCGGGGCGCTGGCCGAGAAGTCCAATTTCGTCCCTCTAATTGGGTTGCTCCGCCAAAACGAGCGGCCGGTATACGCTTCGATCGCCCCCGCATTCGCCGGCCAGTTCGGCCCGGACGTCACCCCTGGAAAGCTACGAACGGCCCTGCTGAAGCTCGGATTCGCCGACATGGTGGAAACCGCCCTTTACGCCGACCTCATCACGATGAAGGAATGCTTCGAGTATGACGAACATGTCCAGACCGAAAAGGACTTTCTCATCACCAGCTGTTGCTGTCCGGTGTGGATAAAACTTATCGAGAACAGATTCCCCGAACTGCTGGCCCACATTTCTCCCTCCGTCTCTCCCATGGTCGCTTCCGCGCGGGTAATCAAGGCGTTTGAGCCCGATGCCAAGGTTGTCTTTATCGGCCCCTGCGTGGCCAAAAAATCGGAGGCCGTTCTCCCCGGTCTCAGCGGCGCCGTGGATTTTGTCCTCACTTTCCAGGAGCTTGCCGCCATCTTCGAGGCTACCGGGGTCGACCCCGCCGACCAGCCGGATGAGGAAAATGCCCAGGCGTCGTGGAGCGGCCGGGTTTACGGACGCACCGGCGGCGTAAGCGCCGCCGTGGCCGCAACCCTTGCCAAGCTTATCCCGCGGCGGGCGGAAAAGTTTATAGCCCGCCAGGTCGACGGCATTCCCGACTGCCAAAAAATGCTCGCGGAACTGAAGGGCGGCGACTTTGGGGCTAACTTTGTCGAAGGTATGGCCTGCAAGGGGGGCTGCGTCGGCGGCCCGGGGCGCATTCTGCCGCCGGAGGATGGCACCCGCCATGTCAACGCCTACTCAGAGACCTCCGCCAGCCATATCCCGCCGGAAAATCCCCAGGTTTACTCCATCCTCGCCCGGCTAAGCCACGAAACCGACACGCCGGCGCTTACCGGGGAGGGTCCCATTGCGACCCTGCTGGCGCGTAAACTGGATCCAAGCTAA
- a CDS encoding ABC transporter permease, protein MPAAPDFTPLNIAAKAAGPVRPATTYWQDAWRRLQENKLAMAGLAVIVLIALMAVIGPLFSPYSYSDQVLADANQPPSATHWFGTDNLGRDLFTRVLYGARISLSIGVVASLINLTIGVVYGGISGYFGGRVDSVMMRLVDILYGIPLLLYVILLMVVLKPGLTNIFIALGLVYWLRMARIVRGQVLAIKEQEYVLAARLIGAGSRRIILRHLVPNSMGPIIVTLTLSIPEAIFTEAFLSFIGLGVSAPMASWGVLASESLAGLRSYPFQLLYPALAISVTMLAFNFLGDGLRDALDPRMRK, encoded by the coding sequence GTGCCCGCAGCACCCGACTTCACCCCGCTGAACATCGCCGCCAAGGCAGCCGGCCCCGTCCGCCCGGCCACCACCTACTGGCAGGACGCCTGGCGCCGCCTTCAGGAGAACAAGCTGGCCATGGCCGGTCTCGCCGTTATCGTTCTCATCGCCCTGATGGCGGTCATCGGCCCGCTCTTCTCGCCCTACTCCTATTCCGACCAGGTACTGGCCGACGCCAACCAACCGCCTTCCGCGACGCACTGGTTCGGCACCGACAACCTCGGCCGCGACCTTTTCACCCGCGTGCTTTACGGTGCCCGCATCTCGCTGTCGATCGGCGTGGTCGCCAGCCTCATCAACCTGACGATCGGCGTAGTCTACGGCGGTATATCCGGTTACTTCGGCGGCCGGGTGGACAGCGTGATGATGCGCCTCGTCGATATCCTGTACGGCATCCCGCTGCTTCTTTACGTAATCTTGCTGATGGTCGTCCTCAAACCCGGGCTTACCAATATATTCATCGCCCTGGGGCTGGTCTACTGGCTGCGCATGGCCCGCATCGTCCGCGGCCAGGTGCTGGCGATCAAAGAACAGGAATATGTATTGGCCGCCCGCCTGATAGGGGCCGGCTCCCGGCGCATAATCCTCCGCCACCTTGTCCCCAACAGCATGGGGCCGATCATCGTTACCCTCACTCTCTCAATCCCGGAGGCAATTTTCACCGAAGCCTTCCTCAGCTTCATCGGCCTTGGCGTTTCCGCGCCTATGGCCAGCTGGGGCGTGCTGGCGTCGGAAAGCCTCGCCGGTCTCCGTTCCTACCCTTTCCAGCTCCTCTACCCCGCCCTCGCCATCAGCGTTACGATGCTGGCCTTCAACTTCCTCGGCGACGGCCTTCGCGACGCCCTCGACCCGCGGATGCGCAAATAG
- a CDS encoding ATP-binding cassette domain-containing protein: MSAPLIEVKSLSKFFVTARTLLGAPRAVLKAVEGVSFAVAAGETLGLVGETGCGKSTVARTLVGLYTPTAGEVLFRGENIHAALAGPDGNLFRRRVQMIFQDPYASLNPRMTVGDIVGEPLDIHGLATGNERRERIMHLLGQVGLSPEHASRFPHEFSGGQRQRVGIARALAAGPEFLVCDEPISALDVSIQAQVVNLLQDLQAEYGLTYLFVAHDLSMIRHICQRVAVMYLGTLVETAPVDELYANPLHPYTQALLSAIPIPDPLVQKNRRRVVLGGEVPSPINPPPGCKFHTRCPRAFERCRCEVPPLMGHGDRFVACHLVNG, from the coding sequence ATGAGCGCGCCCCTGATCGAGGTCAAGAGCCTCAGCAAATTTTTCGTAACCGCCCGCACCCTGCTGGGTGCGCCCCGCGCCGTGCTAAAAGCGGTGGAAGGCGTCAGTTTCGCCGTCGCCGCCGGGGAAACGCTCGGCCTCGTAGGCGAGACCGGCTGCGGAAAATCGACGGTCGCCCGCACCCTGGTGGGCCTCTATACGCCCACCGCCGGGGAGGTTCTCTTCCGCGGCGAAAATATTCACGCCGCCCTCGCCGGCCCGGACGGCAACCTCTTCCGCCGCCGCGTTCAAATGATCTTCCAGGACCCCTACGCTTCGCTTAACCCACGCATGACGGTGGGCGACATCGTCGGCGAGCCTCTCGATATCCATGGCCTTGCCACCGGCAACGAACGCCGGGAGCGCATCATGCACCTGCTCGGGCAGGTCGGTCTCAGTCCCGAGCACGCCAGTCGCTTCCCGCACGAGTTCAGCGGCGGTCAGCGCCAGCGGGTCGGAATCGCCCGGGCTCTTGCCGCCGGGCCGGAATTCCTTGTCTGCGACGAGCCCATCTCCGCCCTTGACGTGTCAATCCAGGCCCAGGTGGTCAACCTGCTGCAGGATCTGCAGGCTGAGTACGGCCTCACCTACCTTTTCGTCGCCCACGATCTTTCGATGATCCGCCATATTTGCCAGCGCGTCGCCGTCATGTATCTCGGCACGCTGGTCGAAACAGCCCCCGTCGACGAACTGTATGCAAACCCTCTGCACCCTTACACTCAGGCGCTTCTTTCCGCAATTCCCATTCCCGATCCGCTGGTTCAGAAAAACCGCCGCCGCGTCGTCCTCGGCGGCGAAGTCCCCAGCCCTATAAATCCGCCGCCCGGTTGCAAATTCCACACCCGCTGCCCCCGGGCTTTCGAGCGCTGCCGGTGCGAGGTCCCGCCCCTAATGGGCCACGGAGACCGTTTCGTTGCCTGCCATCTCGTCAACGGCTAG
- a CDS encoding ABC transporter ATP-binding protein: MQPLLSVENLTVNFHTYAGIVQAVRDVSFTLAKGEILGIVGESGCGKSVTASALLGLIPAPPGEIAAGRILFAGEDIAGMDEKALCKLRGNAVSMIFQDPMTSLNPVLTIGNQLKECFTTHQKLSGEEAAGRSADMLRLVGIPAPEVRLGQYPHQLSGGMRQRVMIAMALAMNPRILIADEPTTALDVTIQAQIIDLMKKLNGELGTAIILISHDLGVVAGLCERVLVMYAGQIVEAAPVAALFARPRHPYTLGLLDSVPRLDAVRSRLTSIDGHPPDLLAPPDGCAFAPRCRFAMKVCEEAPSLFPVGQDHFSRCWLAHPDCPRTLPIRAAKEVLPA, from the coding sequence ATGCAGCCGCTCCTCAGCGTCGAAAACCTTACCGTCAACTTCCATACTTACGCCGGCATCGTCCAGGCCGTCCGCGATGTTAGCTTCACCCTGGCCAAAGGGGAGATCCTCGGCATTGTGGGCGAATCGGGCTGCGGCAAAAGCGTGACCGCCAGCGCACTCTTGGGGCTCATCCCCGCGCCGCCGGGGGAAATAGCCGCCGGCCGCATCCTGTTCGCCGGTGAAGATATCGCCGGGATGGACGAAAAAGCGCTCTGCAAGCTAAGAGGCAATGCCGTCAGCATGATCTTCCAGGATCCGATGACATCGCTCAACCCGGTGCTGACCATCGGCAACCAGCTTAAAGAGTGCTTCACGACCCATCAAAAACTTAGCGGGGAGGAAGCAGCCGGCCGGTCAGCGGACATGCTCCGGCTTGTGGGTATTCCCGCCCCCGAGGTGCGGCTGGGACAGTATCCCCACCAGCTTAGCGGCGGCATGCGCCAGCGGGTTATGATCGCAATGGCGCTGGCTATGAACCCGCGCATCCTGATCGCCGACGAACCCACCACCGCCCTTGACGTCACCATTCAGGCGCAGATAATCGACCTGATGAAAAAGCTCAACGGGGAACTGGGCACGGCGATCATCCTCATATCTCACGACCTTGGCGTGGTCGCCGGCTTGTGCGAGCGGGTTCTCGTCATGTATGCCGGCCAAATTGTCGAGGCCGCCCCGGTGGCCGCCCTTTTCGCCCGGCCCCGCCACCCTTATACGCTGGGGCTCCTCGACTCGGTGCCGCGGCTCGACGCCGTCCGGTCGCGCCTCACGTCGATCGACGGCCACCCCCCCGACCTGCTGGCGCCGCCGGACGGTTGCGCCTTCGCGCCCCGCTGCCGCTTCGCCATGAAGGTCTGCGAGGAGGCGCCGTCCCTTTTCCCGGTTGGTCAAGATCACTTCAGTCGCTGCTGGCTGGCTCACCCCGACTGCCCCCGTACCCTGCCAATCCGGGCGGCAAAGGAGGTTCTACCGGCATGA
- a CDS encoding pyruvate carboxylase subunit B, translating to MANKNPLKICETVLRDGHQSLAATRMRTSDMIPALEQLDEIGYFSLEAWGGATFDSCLRFLNEDPWERLRTIKKYLKKTPLQMLLRGQNVLGYNHYADDVVTEFVKRAVDNGVGVMRIFDALNDVRNLEAAMRAAKQSGAHVQGAFVYTISPFHDVNSFVKVAKDLVDLGADSICIKDMAGLLAPYTTYELVKTLKGQISIPIHLHSHYTSGMASMSYLKAAEAGVDIVDCSLSPFALGTAQPATEAIVAAFEGHERDTGLKKEDMYPIADHFRGVKKQLAETFKLNTAIDIDTKVLSFQIPGGMMSNLLNQLKEMGMADKYPALIEEMPKVRADLGYPPLVTPTSQIVGSMAAFNVIMGRYKNVPREVKDLARGKYGRTPAPISKEVADLILKGEEIITHRPADDIPPQLEGLKQALAEKGYPNASMEDVLSYAVFPEVALKFFETNRK from the coding sequence TTGGCTAACAAGAATCCTTTAAAGATCTGCGAAACAGTTTTGCGCGACGGTCATCAATCACTGGCCGCCACCCGCATGCGCACCTCTGATATGATCCCGGCGCTGGAGCAGCTCGACGAGATTGGCTATTTCTCGTTGGAGGCCTGGGGCGGGGCCACGTTCGACAGTTGTCTGCGCTTCCTCAACGAAGACCCCTGGGAGCGGTTGCGCACCATTAAGAAATACCTGAAAAAAACGCCGCTGCAAATGCTGCTGAGAGGCCAGAACGTCCTTGGCTACAACCACTACGCCGACGATGTGGTGACGGAGTTCGTCAAACGCGCCGTCGACAACGGCGTGGGCGTGATGCGCATTTTCGACGCGCTTAACGATGTCCGCAACCTGGAAGCGGCCATGCGGGCCGCAAAGCAGTCCGGCGCCCACGTGCAGGGAGCCTTCGTATACACTATCAGCCCCTTCCATGATGTGAACAGTTTCGTTAAAGTGGCCAAAGATCTGGTAGACCTCGGCGCCGATTCGATATGCATCAAGGATATGGCCGGCCTGCTGGCGCCTTACACTACCTATGAACTGGTAAAAACCCTCAAAGGCCAGATCAGCATCCCCATACACCTGCATAGTCACTACACCAGCGGCATGGCTTCGATGTCCTATCTCAAGGCCGCTGAAGCCGGCGTAGATATCGTTGACTGCTCGCTGTCCCCCTTCGCCCTCGGCACAGCCCAGCCGGCCACCGAGGCGATCGTAGCGGCTTTCGAAGGCCACGAACGCGACACCGGCCTCAAAAAGGAAGACATGTACCCTATCGCCGATCATTTCCGCGGCGTCAAGAAGCAGCTTGCCGAGACCTTCAAGCTCAACACCGCCATCGACATCGACACCAAGGTACTGTCCTTCCAGATCCCGGGAGGCATGATGTCGAACCTGCTCAATCAGCTCAAGGAGATGGGCATGGCCGACAAGTATCCCGCGCTGATCGAGGAGATGCCCAAAGTGCGTGCTGATCTCGGCTACCCGCCCCTTGTCACCCCTACAAGCCAAATTGTCGGCTCGATGGCGGCTTTCAACGTCATCATGGGCAGGTACAAGAACGTGCCCCGCGAGGTCAAGGACCTGGCCCGCGGCAAGTACGGCCGCACCCCGGCGCCAATCTCCAAGGAGGTGGCTGACCTCATCCTCAAGGGTGAGGAGATCATCACCCACCGCCCGGCCGACGACATCCCGCCCCAGCTCGAAGGCCTCAAGCAGGCTCTTGCCGAGAAGGGCTACCCCAACGCTTCGATGGAGGATGTCCTGTCGTACGCCGTCTTCCCCGAAGTGGCCTTGAAATTCTTCGAAACGAACAGGAAGTAA
- a CDS encoding ABC transporter permease → MLKYTVSRFLSMLLVLFIITTATFVLMHAIPGGPFTAEKNLPEAVLKNLNERYHLNDPLFKQYTDYLANVARGDLGPSFKYEARTVNDIIAESFPVSAELGLAAVFIAVAGGLPMGIIAALRQNRWPDYLCMFAATIGISVPGFILATLFIYVFALKLELFPAAMWGGPEYVVLPALALAAFPMAFIARLTRSSMLEVLGLDFIRTARAKGLSPFAVVWRHALKNALIPVVTYLGPLIAAVLTGSFVIESIFAIPGLGRHFVTSIYNRDYTVILGITIFYSTFLVFLNFLVDIAYAWLDPRIKLDGGRGD, encoded by the coding sequence TTGCTGAAGTACACCGTCAGCCGTTTCCTCTCGATGTTGCTCGTGCTGTTCATCATCACCACCGCCACCTTCGTGCTGATGCACGCCATCCCCGGCGGCCCCTTCACCGCCGAGAAGAACCTGCCGGAAGCGGTGCTCAAGAATCTCAACGAACGCTATCACCTTAACGATCCCCTCTTCAAGCAGTACACCGATTACCTCGCCAATGTCGCGCGCGGTGACCTGGGCCCCTCCTTCAAATATGAAGCGCGCACCGTCAACGATATCATCGCCGAAAGTTTCCCGGTGTCGGCCGAACTCGGCCTGGCCGCCGTGTTCATCGCCGTCGCCGGCGGCCTGCCGATGGGAATTATCGCCGCTTTACGCCAGAACCGCTGGCCGGATTACCTGTGCATGTTCGCGGCCACCATCGGCATCTCCGTCCCCGGCTTCATTCTTGCCACGCTTTTTATCTACGTCTTCGCCCTGAAGCTCGAACTATTTCCCGCCGCCATGTGGGGCGGCCCGGAATACGTAGTCCTGCCGGCGCTGGCCCTGGCCGCCTTCCCGATGGCGTTCATAGCCCGTCTCACCCGGTCGAGCATGCTGGAGGTACTGGGCCTCGACTTCATCCGCACCGCCCGCGCCAAAGGCCTGTCTCCGTTCGCCGTAGTCTGGCGCCATGCTTTGAAAAACGCGCTCATCCCGGTCGTGACCTATCTCGGCCCGCTGATAGCCGCCGTTTTGACCGGCAGCTTCGTCATCGAGTCGATTTTCGCCATCCCCGGTCTCGGCCGCCACTTCGTGACCAGCATCTACAACCGCGATTACACCGTGATTCTCGGCATAACTATCTTTTACAGCACTTTTTTGGTTTTTCTCAACTTCCTTGTCGATATCGCCTACGCCTGGCTCGATCCCCGCATCAAGCTCGACGGCGGAAGGGGGGATTAA